A single genomic interval of Deltaproteobacteria bacterium harbors:
- the priA gene encoding primosomal protein N', with amino-acid sequence MSSGARLAQVAVGRPVRGAYTYAIPEALESKLVPGVRISVPFGRGKALGFFLGEATAPPPVTPKSILEVLDPEPALTPDVLRLVTWAAEYYRHPLGEALRGALPPGMAELRAPPEARAKVLTWVEPIPRASDADDGEVRGALMRAVLSYLEACGRTEMEELSGAVPGARDAVKRLAARGRVRVTTEARDDSPGTGALAGAAPLELSNDQARALAALEKSLESGGFAPFLLHGVTGSGKTEVYLRAIAKTRALGKRALCLVPEIGLTPQLVGRFRARFGDEVAVLHSGLKDAERLQEWRRIRSGEAPVAVGVRSAIFAPVRDLGLLVVDEEHDPSFKQDEKLRYHARDLAVVRAQHANCPVVLGSATPSLETLSNARSGKYALLSLPARIDDRPLPKVEVVDLRIRPAASHQPPATDPREASLLSPALKQALSETLDRGEQAILFLNRRGHSTFVTCTVCGLTVTCPNCSIALTHHLARRGLLCHHCGHTAPLPEHCPECRGALLRLGVGTEKVEEEVARDFPAARVLRLDRDSAGDAAELTRTLADFARGAANVMIGTQMVAKGHDFPGVTLVGVVLADTALAMPDFRAAERTFQVLAQVAGRAGRGAQAGRVLVQTYNPDSDAVARVVGHDFDGFAQAELRRREALGFPPYAKLLAVRVDGLQERATIDAARRLADVAERQIRRGREPLRLLGPTPAPLVKLRGRTRWQLLLKARGHAAMNAVVQALEAAADELPPGVRASFDVDPVNLL; translated from the coding sequence ATGAGCTCGGGAGCGCGCCTGGCCCAGGTTGCCGTCGGTCGGCCGGTGCGCGGCGCGTACACCTACGCCATCCCGGAAGCGCTCGAGAGCAAGCTCGTGCCAGGCGTGCGCATCTCCGTTCCGTTTGGCCGCGGCAAGGCGCTCGGCTTCTTCCTCGGCGAGGCGACCGCGCCGCCGCCGGTGACGCCCAAGTCCATCCTCGAGGTGCTCGATCCCGAGCCCGCGCTCACGCCCGACGTCCTTCGACTCGTGACCTGGGCCGCGGAGTACTACCGGCACCCGCTCGGCGAGGCGTTGCGCGGCGCCCTGCCCCCGGGAATGGCCGAGCTGCGCGCGCCGCCCGAGGCCCGCGCGAAGGTGCTGACCTGGGTCGAGCCGATTCCGCGCGCGTCCGACGCCGACGATGGAGAAGTGCGCGGGGCCTTGATGCGCGCGGTGCTCAGCTACCTCGAGGCCTGCGGACGCACCGAGATGGAAGAGCTCTCCGGCGCAGTCCCCGGCGCGCGCGATGCGGTGAAGCGCCTGGCCGCGCGCGGTCGCGTCCGCGTGACCACCGAGGCCCGCGACGACAGCCCGGGCACCGGAGCGCTCGCCGGCGCTGCGCCGCTGGAGCTGTCGAACGATCAGGCGCGTGCGCTCGCCGCGCTCGAGAAGTCACTCGAGTCGGGCGGCTTCGCGCCGTTCCTGCTTCACGGCGTCACGGGCTCGGGGAAGACGGAGGTCTACCTGCGCGCGATCGCCAAGACGCGCGCGCTGGGAAAGCGGGCGCTGTGCCTGGTGCCGGAGATCGGGCTCACGCCGCAGCTGGTGGGCCGCTTCCGTGCGCGCTTCGGCGACGAGGTGGCCGTGCTGCACTCCGGCCTCAAGGACGCCGAGCGGCTGCAGGAGTGGCGCCGCATTCGCTCGGGCGAGGCGCCGGTGGCGGTGGGCGTGCGCTCGGCGATCTTCGCGCCGGTGCGAGACCTCGGGCTGCTGGTCGTCGACGAAGAGCACGATCCGTCGTTCAAGCAGGACGAGAAGCTGCGCTACCACGCGCGCGATCTGGCGGTGGTGCGCGCGCAGCACGCGAACTGTCCGGTGGTGCTCGGCTCGGCCACGCCGTCGCTCGAGACGCTCTCCAACGCGCGCTCCGGCAAGTACGCGCTGCTCTCGCTTCCCGCGCGCATCGACGATCGGCCGCTGCCGAAAGTGGAAGTCGTCGACCTGCGGATCCGGCCAGCCGCCAGCCACCAGCCACCAGCCACCGATCCTCGCGAAGCGAGCTTGCTGAGTCCGGCGCTCAAGCAGGCGCTCTCGGAGACGCTCGATCGCGGCGAGCAGGCGATCCTCTTCCTCAATCGCCGCGGGCACTCGACGTTCGTCACCTGCACGGTCTGCGGGCTCACGGTCACGTGTCCCAACTGCTCCATCGCGCTCACGCACCACCTGGCGCGGCGCGGGCTGCTCTGTCACCACTGCGGGCACACCGCGCCGCTGCCCGAGCATTGTCCGGAGTGTCGCGGGGCGCTGCTTCGGCTCGGCGTGGGCACCGAAAAGGTCGAAGAAGAGGTCGCGCGCGATTTTCCGGCGGCGCGCGTGCTGCGACTGGATCGCGACTCGGCCGGTGACGCAGCCGAGCTGACGCGGACGCTCGCGGACTTCGCCCGCGGCGCCGCCAACGTGATGATCGGCACGCAGATGGTGGCCAAGGGTCACGACTTCCCGGGCGTGACGCTGGTGGGCGTGGTGCTCGCGGACACCGCGCTGGCCATGCCGGACTTTCGCGCCGCGGAGCGCACGTTCCAGGTGCTGGCGCAGGTCGCGGGGCGCGCGGGACGTGGCGCCCAGGCCGGTCGCGTGCTGGTGCAGACCTACAACCCGGACTCGGACGCCGTCGCGCGCGTGGTGGGCCACGACTTCGACGGCTTTGCCCAGGCGGAGCTGCGACGTCGCGAGGCGCTCGGGTTCCCGCCCTACGCCAAGTTGCTCGCGGTGCGCGTGGACGGTCTGCAAGAGCGCGCAACGATCGACGCCGCGCGGCGCCTGGCCGACGTGGCCGAGCGCCAGATCCGTCGAGGTCGCGAGCCGCTGCGCTTGCTGGGTCCGACGCCGGCGCCGCTGGTCAAGCTGCGTGGACGCACGCGCTGGCAGCTCTTGCTCAAGGCGCGCGGGCACGCGGCGATGAACGCGGTGGTGCAAGCGCTGGAAGCCGCGGCCGACGAGCTGCCACCGGGTGTGCGCGCGAGCTTCGACGTCGATCCGGTCAACTTGCTCTGA
- a CDS encoding TetR family transcriptional regulator, producing MAPKTRPVERKAPRQDRSRATVEAILEATARVLLRDGYDRASTNRIAKAAGVSVGSLYQYFPSKEALTGALIDRHQAETEALLTLPDDAHRRPLPEIARHLVRGMLRAHAVHPRLHQVLMDQMPRVGRQDRARDLGVRASQLVRGILETRKAEIRAVDLELATFVIISSVEAVTHEAGIERPESLRDPRLEDELVELVLRYLGVAAR from the coding sequence GTGGCGCCCAAGACCAGGCCCGTGGAGCGCAAGGCGCCGCGGCAGGATCGCAGCCGAGCCACGGTGGAGGCCATCCTCGAGGCCACCGCCCGCGTGCTCCTCCGCGACGGCTACGACCGCGCCAGCACCAACCGCATCGCCAAGGCCGCGGGCGTGAGCGTGGGCTCGCTCTACCAGTACTTCCCCAGCAAAGAGGCGCTCACGGGCGCGCTCATCGACCGCCACCAGGCGGAGACCGAGGCGCTGCTCACCTTGCCCGACGACGCCCATCGCCGTCCGCTCCCCGAGATCGCCCGGCACCTGGTGCGCGGGATGCTGCGCGCCCACGCCGTGCACCCGCGGCTGCATCAAGTCTTGATGGACCAGATGCCCCGCGTGGGTCGCCAGGACCGCGCCCGCGACCTCGGCGTCCGCGCCAGCCAGCTCGTCCGCGGAATCCTGGAGACGCGCAAGGCCGAGATCCGCGCGGTGGATTTGGAGCTGGCGACGTTCGTCATCATCTCCAGCGTCGAGGCGGTGACGCACGAGGCGGGCATCGAGCGCCCGGAGTCGCTCCGCGATCCGCGGCTCGAAGACGAGCTGGTGGAGCTGGTGCTGCGCTACCTCGGCGTCGCCGCCCGCTGA
- a CDS encoding serine/threonine protein kinase, which translates to MGSLLADTQPVRMDANAARPTSAGVDLAAGELVDNRYRILERLGQGGMGAVFRAHDVDAQRDVAIKILTSDSACDPEFVARFQREARTTGALDHPAVVPVYAVGKQGKRHYLVMALLEGETLEERLGRGKLTMSETLQILRPLVAGLSYLHKQKLVHRDVKPGNVMLRRDGGVTIMDFGLVRGPRDPSITRDGFAVGTPGAMSPEQILGDSPVDGRADQYALGVLLFECLTGHMPFEGLSDVELLRKHLEQPIPDPRIFEPEMPSAVADVILRAMAKKPYERFLDVEQLLAELEKSAAGNGTRPTTSGSRWLAKVLGLGVAGALALAFGQKLLADKPAAPIVVASADASHR; encoded by the coding sequence ATGGGCTCGCTGCTCGCAGACACCCAGCCGGTTCGCATGGACGCCAACGCTGCTCGGCCCACCTCCGCAGGCGTCGATCTCGCCGCGGGCGAGCTCGTCGACAACCGCTACCGCATCCTCGAGCGCCTGGGGCAGGGCGGCATGGGCGCGGTGTTTCGCGCGCACGACGTCGACGCCCAGCGCGACGTGGCCATCAAGATCCTCACCTCCGACAGCGCCTGCGATCCCGAGTTCGTGGCCCGGTTCCAGCGCGAGGCGCGCACCACCGGCGCGCTCGATCATCCCGCGGTCGTGCCCGTGTACGCGGTGGGCAAGCAGGGCAAGCGGCACTACCTGGTGATGGCCCTGCTCGAGGGCGAGACCCTCGAGGAGCGGCTCGGTCGCGGCAAGCTCACCATGTCGGAGACGCTGCAGATCCTCCGGCCCCTGGTCGCCGGGCTGTCGTACCTGCACAAGCAGAAGCTCGTGCACCGCGACGTGAAGCCCGGAAACGTGATGCTCCGTCGCGACGGCGGCGTGACCATCATGGACTTCGGGCTGGTGCGCGGGCCGAGGGATCCGTCCATCACCCGCGATGGGTTCGCGGTGGGCACGCCCGGCGCCATGTCGCCGGAGCAGATCCTCGGCGATTCGCCCGTCGACGGCCGCGCCGACCAGTACGCGCTCGGCGTGCTCCTCTTCGAGTGCCTCACCGGGCACATGCCGTTCGAGGGGCTTTCCGACGTGGAGCTGCTCCGCAAGCACCTGGAGCAGCCCATTCCGGATCCGCGGATCTTCGAGCCGGAGATGCCCTCCGCCGTGGCCGACGTGATCCTGCGCGCCATGGCCAAGAAGCCGTACGAGCGCTTCCTCGACGTGGAGCAGCTCCTCGCCGAGCTGGAGAAGTCGGCCGCCGGCAACGGCACCCGGCCCACCACGAGCGGCTCGCGCTGGCTGGCCAAGGTGCTCGGCCTGGGCGTCGCGGGCGCGCTGGCGCTCGCGTTCGGACAGAAGCTCCTCGCGGACAAGCCGGCGGCGCCGATCGTCGTCGCGAGCGCGGACGCTTCCCACCGCTGA
- a CDS encoding protein kinase codes for MAQPIEWNDSEPLRLGRYEILERIGRGGMAEVYKARLAGALGVEKRVAVKRILPEAFTDPHFVKLFVREARLSTRLQHPNLIQVFEFAQEERELFLAMELIEGCDLRKVLNAQRQLGKPMPTEIALCVIHGVLQGLEFAHRLTDEQGAPLNVVHRDLSPSNVLLSYAGAVKVADFGVAHVDGPEKSDANLLKGKVSYMAPEQLTGKGVDARTDVFAAACVLYEMLAGEPVYSGKVTPKLVRQVARGEVPTVRNAIPYVDPALAAVMQRALSPKPAERTASCERFDQELMELVNTGRLRCAREGELALYLEVLVPKPVPSEVDSQPQPPIAPTVASKKPPPSPRQEGGSVIELRTSDVEPLSMAKSPESVAMRELLAPIAVPPDASQSTSAPEPLVPKAVVLRLTPAPVVDSRSLSEPLLLDKPVVELVKEPSLPDDDDDVLEPPRRWPRALAALFVVAVIGAGAVQAQKYLPHAWTPGFVPGPPFEPAKVALVLDDSKLKVDLPVITLSAPEPKPRKPAKKIVPSTGHW; via the coding sequence ATGGCTCAACCCATCGAGTGGAACGACAGCGAGCCGCTGCGCTTGGGCCGCTACGAGATTCTCGAGCGCATTGGCCGGGGCGGCATGGCCGAGGTTTACAAGGCGCGGCTCGCGGGGGCGCTGGGCGTGGAGAAGCGGGTGGCGGTGAAGCGCATCCTCCCCGAGGCGTTCACGGATCCGCACTTCGTGAAGCTCTTCGTGCGCGAGGCGCGGCTCTCCACGCGGCTGCAGCACCCGAACCTCATCCAGGTCTTCGAGTTCGCGCAGGAGGAGCGCGAGCTGTTCCTGGCCATGGAGCTCATCGAGGGCTGCGATCTGCGCAAGGTCCTCAACGCCCAGCGCCAGCTCGGCAAGCCCATGCCCACGGAGATTGCGCTCTGTGTGATCCACGGCGTGCTGCAGGGGCTGGAGTTCGCGCACCGGCTGACCGACGAGCAGGGCGCGCCGCTGAACGTGGTGCATCGCGACTTGTCGCCGTCGAACGTGCTGCTCTCGTACGCGGGCGCCGTCAAGGTCGCCGACTTCGGCGTGGCGCACGTGGACGGCCCGGAGAAGAGCGACGCCAATCTCCTCAAGGGGAAGGTCTCGTACATGGCGCCGGAGCAGCTCACCGGCAAGGGCGTGGACGCGCGCACCGATGTGTTCGCGGCGGCCTGCGTGCTCTACGAGATGCTCGCCGGCGAGCCGGTGTACAGCGGCAAGGTTACGCCCAAGCTGGTGCGGCAGGTGGCGCGCGGCGAGGTGCCGACGGTGCGGAACGCGATCCCCTACGTGGATCCGGCGCTGGCGGCCGTGATGCAGCGCGCGCTCAGCCCCAAGCCCGCCGAGCGCACCGCGAGCTGCGAGCGCTTCGACCAGGAGCTGATGGAGCTGGTGAACACGGGTCGGCTGCGCTGCGCACGCGAAGGCGAGCTCGCATTGTACCTCGAGGTGCTGGTGCCCAAGCCGGTGCCGAGCGAGGTGGACTCACAGCCGCAGCCGCCGATTGCGCCCACCGTCGCGTCGAAGAAGCCGCCGCCGTCGCCGAGGCAGGAGGGCGGGAGCGTCATCGAGCTGCGCACCTCGGACGTGGAGCCGCTCTCCATGGCCAAGTCTCCCGAGAGCGTCGCGATGCGAGAGCTGCTCGCTCCCATCGCCGTGCCGCCCGACGCGTCCCAGTCCACGTCAGCGCCGGAGCCGCTGGTGCCCAAGGCGGTGGTGCTCCGGCTCACGCCCGCGCCGGTCGTCGACTCGCGATCGCTGAGCGAGCCGCTGCTCCTCGACAAGCCGGTGGTGGAGCTGGTGAAGGAGCCTTCCCTCCCCGATGACGACGATGACGTGCTCGAGCCCCCGCGACGCTGGCCGCGCGCGCTCGCCGCGTTGTTCGTGGTGGCGGTGATCGGCGCGGGCGCGGTGCAGGCTCAGAAATACCTGCCGCACGCCTGGACGCCGGGCTTCGTTCCCGGGCCGCCGTTCGAGCCCGCGAAGGTGGCGCTGGTGCTCGACGACTCGAAGCTCAAGGTCGATCTGCCAGTGATCACCCTGAGCGCGCCCGAGCCGAAGCCCAGGAAGCCGGCGAAGAAGATCGTCCCCTCAACCGGTCACTGGTAG
- a CDS encoding DNA adenine methylase, which translates to MPIGSPALAKHARTRPLRAQGDLFSKEADEQGSLSARRTSAARTARLPSALDAPAQPFLKWAGGKTQLLSQLFPLLPERMTGTYHEPFIGGGAMFFALAPARAVISDLNPELVNCYRVLRTKVDALVDALGEHVYEKEHYYAVRAQEPEQLPDVQRAARFIFLNRTCFNGLHRVNRKGQFNVPFGKYTNPTICDEANLRRVSAALAYVDVHHSGYSDVLERAERGDFVYFDPPYAPLSATSSFTAYTSSSFGPQQQEELRDVCRELDRRGCKVMLSNSSAQFIRDLYRDFDVREVYATRAINRDASKRGPIAELVVRNYQ; encoded by the coding sequence ATGCCGATCGGGAGCCCAGCCTTGGCGAAGCACGCGCGCACGCGCCCTCTTCGGGCGCAGGGAGACCTCTTTTCCAAAGAGGCCGACGAGCAGGGTTCGCTCAGCGCCAGGCGAACCTCGGCGGCCCGCACCGCACGGCTCCCCAGCGCCCTCGACGCCCCGGCGCAGCCGTTCCTCAAGTGGGCGGGCGGCAAGACGCAGCTCCTGAGCCAGCTCTTTCCGCTGCTGCCCGAGCGGATGACGGGCACCTACCACGAGCCCTTCATCGGCGGCGGCGCCATGTTCTTCGCGCTGGCGCCGGCGCGCGCGGTGATCTCGGACCTGAACCCCGAGCTCGTGAACTGCTACCGCGTGCTGCGCACGAAGGTGGACGCGCTGGTGGATGCCCTGGGCGAGCACGTCTACGAGAAGGAGCACTACTACGCGGTGCGCGCGCAGGAGCCCGAGCAGCTGCCCGACGTGCAGCGCGCGGCGCGCTTCATTTTCCTGAACCGCACCTGCTTCAACGGCCTGCACCGCGTGAACCGCAAGGGCCAGTTCAACGTGCCCTTCGGCAAGTACACCAACCCCACCATCTGCGACGAGGCCAACCTGCGACGGGTGAGCGCGGCGCTCGCGTACGTCGACGTGCACCACTCGGGCTACTCGGACGTCCTGGAGCGCGCGGAGCGCGGCGACTTCGTCTACTTCGATCCGCCGTACGCGCCGCTGTCCGCGACGTCGAGCTTCACCGCGTACACCTCGAGCAGCTTCGGGCCGCAGCAGCAGGAGGAGCTCCGCGACGTGTGCCGCGAGCTGGATCGCCGCGGCTGCAAGGTGATGCTCTCCAACTCCAGCGCGCAGTTCATCCGCGACCTCTACCGCGACTTCGACGTGCGCGAGGTCTACGCCACCCGCGCCATCAACCGCGACGCGAGCAAGCGCGGCCCGATCGCCGAGCTGGTGGTCCGCAACTACCAGTGA
- the galU gene encoding UTP--glucose-1-phosphate uridylyltransferase GalU, translating into MERLIKKCIVPAAGLGTRFLPATKAVPKEMLPIVDTPTIQLIVEEAVASGVEDVVLINGRGKASIEDHFDIAVEHEKILMERGKTKDRDAIRAIANLARVISIRQKEPLGLGHAVLCGAPITGNESFGVALGDDLIDAETPGLLQLARAHRKHNDLGVIALMEVHPSQTHLYGIAAGKKLDDRTIKIEKIVEKPKQGTAPSNLAVIGRYVLPPKTMDILKSTKPGVGGEIQLTDALAELAAGPGLLGCLFEGKRYDAGDKVGYIEANVAYALKRPEMKDSLLAFMAEVVKKGGI; encoded by the coding sequence ATGGAGCGCCTGATCAAGAAGTGCATCGTGCCTGCCGCCGGCCTGGGCACGCGCTTTCTGCCGGCCACCAAGGCCGTCCCCAAGGAGATGCTGCCCATCGTCGACACGCCCACCATCCAGCTCATCGTCGAAGAGGCGGTGGCGTCGGGCGTGGAGGACGTGGTGCTCATCAACGGCCGCGGCAAGGCCTCGATCGAGGACCACTTCGACATCGCGGTGGAGCACGAGAAGATCCTCATGGAGCGCGGCAAGACCAAGGACCGCGACGCCATCCGCGCCATCGCCAACCTCGCGCGCGTGATCTCCATCCGCCAGAAGGAGCCGCTCGGCCTGGGCCACGCCGTGCTCTGCGGCGCGCCCATCACCGGCAACGAGAGCTTCGGCGTGGCCCTCGGCGACGACCTCATCGACGCGGAGACACCCGGCCTGCTCCAGCTCGCGCGCGCGCACCGCAAGCACAACGACCTCGGCGTGATCGCGTTGATGGAAGTGCACCCCTCGCAGACGCACCTCTACGGCATCGCCGCGGGTAAGAAGCTCGACGACCGAACGATCAAGATCGAGAAGATCGTGGAGAAGCCCAAGCAGGGCACGGCGCCCTCGAACCTCGCGGTCATCGGCCGCTACGTGCTGCCGCCGAAGACCATGGACATCCTCAAGTCCACCAAGCCCGGCGTGGGCGGCGAGATCCAGCTCACCGACGCGCTCGCGGAGCTGGCGGCGGGCCCGGGCCTCCTGGGCTGCCTCTTCGAGGGCAAGCGCTACGACGCCGGCGACAAGGTCGGCTACATCGAGGCCAACGTGGCCTACGCGCTCAAGCGGCCCGAAATGAAGGACAGCCTCCTCGCGTTCATGGCCGAGGTGGTGAAGAAGGGCGGCATCTGA
- a CDS encoding TetR/AcrR family transcriptional regulator: MKDMPRAAATARPAAPTGVRRERLVQQVLRATAIQLGESGYGSLRFEDVAKRAGVNKTSLYRRWPTKADLVRDMLLRLDHKTTHAAVPAPNTGSLRTDLRRMLDMKARMFSLPETRGFLRLLFSDIDDFDVGAIVRNKRSQEISDWELMFMRAQERGEVRPGIDPKLVAETMMSGLLIRRMVIKEPVDAKHLDAVADLLLDGCLLPSAKPRRAK; encoded by the coding sequence ATGAAGGACATGCCTCGCGCCGCTGCCACCGCCCGACCCGCCGCCCCGACCGGCGTCCGCCGTGAGCGGCTCGTGCAGCAGGTGCTCCGGGCCACCGCCATCCAGCTCGGGGAGAGCGGCTACGGCTCGCTGCGCTTCGAGGACGTGGCCAAGCGCGCCGGCGTGAACAAGACCAGCCTCTATCGCCGCTGGCCCACCAAGGCCGATCTGGTGCGCGACATGCTGCTCCGGCTCGACCACAAGACCACGCACGCCGCCGTGCCGGCGCCCAACACCGGCTCCTTGCGCACCGACCTGCGCCGCATGCTGGATATGAAGGCCAGGATGTTCTCCTTGCCCGAGACGCGCGGCTTCCTGCGCCTGCTCTTCAGCGACATCGATGACTTCGACGTGGGCGCCATCGTGCGCAACAAGCGCAGCCAGGAGATCTCCGACTGGGAGCTGATGTTCATGCGCGCCCAGGAGCGCGGCGAGGTGCGGCCCGGCATCGATCCCAAGCTCGTGGCCGAGACGATGATGAGCGGCCTGCTCATCCGCCGCATGGTGATCAAGGAGCCGGTGGACGCCAAGCACCTGGACGCCGTCGCGGATCTGCTGCTCGACGGGTGCCTGCTGCCCTCGGCCAAGCCGCGCCGCGCGAAGTAG
- a CDS encoding sigma-70 family RNA polymerase sigma factor encodes MQIALRPSPRQLSLGRARSAGRLGAEEERALLARAKQGDRGARDELVERMLPVVVAVARRYRRAGALIDDLIQEGVLGLYQAISHFEPSRSNRFVTYAIWWVRAYVKRHFDVHRSQVRGNAISRRSDVSLDAPFGDEQELSGLERLADLEPSAEAALMDLERAEQLRGSLEQAKARIGDIGWDVLHARTMSPEPETLDGLGERHGVSREWIRIQEKRTLAFLKRYLAEWEAP; translated from the coding sequence ATGCAGATCGCCCTGCGCCCCAGTCCACGCCAGCTCAGCCTGGGCCGCGCCCGCTCCGCCGGCCGGCTCGGTGCGGAAGAGGAGCGCGCGCTCCTCGCCCGCGCCAAGCAGGGTGATCGCGGCGCCCGCGACGAGCTGGTGGAGCGGATGTTGCCTGTCGTGGTCGCCGTGGCGCGCCGCTATCGGCGGGCCGGCGCCCTCATCGACGACCTCATCCAGGAGGGCGTGCTCGGGCTCTACCAGGCCATCTCCCACTTCGAGCCGAGCCGCTCCAACCGCTTCGTCACCTACGCCATCTGGTGGGTGCGCGCGTACGTGAAGCGGCACTTCGACGTGCACCGCAGCCAGGTGCGCGGCAACGCCATCTCGCGCCGGTCGGACGTCTCGCTGGATGCGCCGTTCGGCGACGAGCAGGAGCTGAGCGGCCTGGAGCGCCTCGCGGATCTCGAGCCGAGCGCCGAGGCCGCGTTGATGGACCTGGAGCGCGCCGAGCAGCTCCGCGGCTCACTGGAGCAGGCCAAGGCGCGCATCGGCGACATCGGCTGGGACGTGCTGCACGCGCGGACCATGTCGCCCGAGCCGGAGACCCTCGACGGCCTCGGCGAGCGCCACGGCGTCTCACGCGAGTGGATCAGGATCCAGGAGAAGCGGACGCTCGCGTTCTTGAAGCGCTACCTGGCCGAGTGGGAAGCGCCGTAG
- a CDS encoding DUF697 domain-containing protein, which yields MKDDAMVIDIHADEKVQALATKYSWLSAAEIVAIPVPGLDLAAVFGTWGKMVKEIATLYGHEVTADDGKRLAGEFLKGALLTSCAWWGSGALAGTLLKLIPGAGTITAYFVDAAVAGVGAHRMTSGVAAAAGLYFKSGKSYAPKDFTASVKKVLIDPELILSVLATVAVGKNPAA from the coding sequence ATGAAAGATGACGCCATGGTCATCGACATCCACGCCGACGAAAAAGTGCAGGCCCTGGCCACGAAGTACTCGTGGCTCTCCGCCGCAGAGATCGTCGCCATCCCCGTGCCTGGCCTCGACCTGGCCGCCGTCTTCGGCACCTGGGGAAAGATGGTGAAGGAGATCGCCACGCTCTACGGCCACGAGGTGACGGCCGATGACGGCAAGCGCCTCGCGGGCGAGTTCCTCAAGGGCGCGCTGCTCACCTCGTGCGCGTGGTGGGGCTCGGGCGCGCTCGCGGGCACGCTGCTCAAGCTCATCCCCGGCGCGGGAACGATCACCGCGTACTTCGTCGACGCGGCCGTGGCCGGCGTGGGCGCGCACCGCATGACCTCGGGCGTGGCGGCGGCGGCCGGGCTCTACTTCAAGAGCGGCAAGAGCTACGCACCCAAGGACTTCACCGCGAGCGTGAAGAAGGTGCTCATCGATCCCGAGCTGATTCTGAGCGTGCTCGCGACCGTGGCCGTGGGAAAGAACCCGGCGGCGTAG